The sequence AGGAGATGGCCTGGAATCCCTTTTCCCCTGCCGCATCAATGATCTCTTTGAGCTGATCATTGGTGAGCCGGGTTCTGTCAAATTTACTGGTTTTTCGCATGCCGCACTGGGGGCAGGTGGCATTGCACCGGTCCGTGATCTGGATAACAAGCTGGCCGGGCATCCGGCCTTTGAGCATCAGTGCGGCGGTTTTCAGTCCTGATTGTATATGGGCCATGATCATACCGCCTTGGAAAGTTCTTCCATGGACACCGGCGTATCCATCTCTTTGTAGAACTCCCAGGACTGTATAAATGCATTTTCAAAGGAGCGGTCTTCCATGTATTCCCTGGCCCGCTGGGACATTTGACTGCGCAGCCCGGGGGTGCGCACGAATTCCTGCATGGCCGATAAAAGGGCGGCAGCATCATCGCTTTTAACAATAATACCGGTCTTACGATCGAGCATATTTTCGCAGGGGCCGCCCAGGTCCGACACGATCACGGGCAGGCCGGACGCCTGGGCTTCCAGGATCACATTGCCAAAGGTGTCTGTGGTGGAAGGGAACACAAAGAGATCTGCCGAGGCATACACCCGGCATAGGGGCTCACCGGAAAGATAACCGGTAAAGGTTACGGGATAATCTTTGAGCACACTTTTCATTTCATCTGCATAGGGGCCGTCACCCACAACCGTGAGATGCACCTTGTCACTGCTCGCACAAAGCGTTTTGAACGCATCTACCAGAAGCGGCAGGTTTTTTTCTTTGGATACCCGGCCCACATAAAGAAATTTCAAGGCATCTCCATTGACCTTGAAATTGGAAGTCAGAATGTCGCAGCGTTTTGAGGGATGAAATGTCTCCGTGTTGATGCCCCGGGGCATGATGCGAATTTTTTCGGCCTTGATGCCCCGTTCAGTGAGCTCATCAAAGGAGTTCCGGCTGGAAACATAGATCTGGTCCATCTGGTCATAATACCAGATCATGAATTTCCACGTCAGACCTTCGATAAAATCATCCCCGGTTAGATACTGGGCATATTGGGGGAATTGGGTATGGTAAGTGGAAGTCAAGGGCAGCTTCAGGATTTTTGCAATGGCCAGGGCTGCCAGGCCAATGGGGCCGGGTGTGGCGGAGTGGATATGAGTAAATCCCTGGTGGTAGCAATAATCCAGCATCTCCAAAAATGGCGGGTAATACAGTTTTTGTTCCGTATATTCCGGAATTTCATAGACGCCCATGGGAGTGAAGTTTTTCACGCCGGCCCCTGTTTTTCCAGCTTGGGCATCACAGGTAATGATGGTTAAGTGTTTATCGTTTTTTAATGCGGCCTGCACCTGTTGCTGAAGGGTCTGGGCCACACCGTTGACATCGTAAAAGGTGTCGGTGAAATGCCCGAGCTTCACCCTGGATTTAGGGGTCTGCATCCCGTTTTTGTATCCGGTAAAGCGGTTAAGGACTGCTGTGTTCGTCTCATTGTCTTTGGCAAAGTGGGCAAACGCCACAAAATAGGGCGCTAAAAGAGAGTAGAGCCCACCCATAGAACCAATAGTCTGGAATATATTGAACAGGTTTGCCCCGGAGGCCTGGCCAAGCAAAAAATTGCCTGTGTGGGCCAAAACCTTGTTTAAAAGCTGGTTGACAAAATCAAACCATAATTCTTCCCTGTGCTGTTCCTGTTTTCCAAGGGATGCGTCCAGGCGTATTTTGTTTGACTGGGCCCTGGCAATATTCAATAGCTCTGGATTTTCCGCAAACAGACGCTCGGTCTGCTCTCTGATCAGATCTTTCATGGAAACGAATTTGGTATTTTCCCGGCAGTTTTTATGTTTATTCAAAAAGGTATAAAACCGGGATATAAGCCCGTTATCCACATTTGATACCGGCATCAGGGACTGGTCAAGAAATTTGAGCAGTTGGTCCTTGCCTGTGTGGCGCCCGAGGTTAAAACGATTTCTGTAAAATTGGTAGGCAATGCTGTAAAGGTTGTGGGCCATGGTCTGGGGCGTGGACGGATCGGATACGGCCCGGGATTTGCCGTTGAGTATCCCGGCCATGAAACCGTCAAGATCCGTTGCATTCTCCACGGCCGTGCAGGTCCTGGCAATATTTAAGCCGGAATGGTCATCGGATCCGCCGGTGAGGTTTTTTTCCCATGGTCTATCGAACAGGGGCTGGTAATTATAGATGTTGGACAGCCGTTCAATATCCATGGGGGTGAGTTGCCTCAGCACTTTGGCAAGAATTTGATTTTGTTTGTCGTTTCTGGCACCGTTAAGTTCAAAGTTTTTAAACAGCAAAAGCATCTGTTCAAAATGGTTGATGGTCAGCCGGTCATTTACGGCGTAGAGGGGATGGGCAATGATATTGACGATGTTTTCACTATTAAGATAGGCCACCAGATCAAAGATATTTTTCCGAATTTTTTGAATGTCATCATGCTGGGCTTCGGTGATGTTCTGGGCCAGCACATGCACCTTGCAACCGTCTTCGGGAAAATAAGAGGTGATCTCCTCGGAAATATAGGTGTCCGGCAGATGCGCAATTTCAAGGGCACCTTCAATGGTGTTATGGTCGGATATGGTCACAAGTGACATACCCTTTGCCTTGGCTTTATTATATACCAGCATGGGTTCCGTGAAGCTTTCAGGGCAACTGATTTTCTGCAACACCCATTGGGATGGGCGTTTGGAAAACTTGGAGTGTACATGAAGGTCTATTTTCATCACTTCCTCTCCTTAATTAATAATAAGATGAACATCTTGTTATTCGCGCAATATACGCAAATTGTGTTACATCCCTGTGAAAGTAGGATTAGAAAAATGTGAAAAAATGACGAGGATATTTTAATAATTTAGGAAGTTCTATTTTCTAAAATTTAATCGATAGGCAATCCCGTAAGTATCAAATCCCCCATCATCAAAAACCCCATACCCTCCGGACCAGTGGTCAATGTACAATACGACTTGATGACGTTTGTACTTCGGTAACGCCAGGGTAAGCTGAATCGGCCAGTAAAATTTCCATTGTGATCGTTCTTTATTTTCATGCTTTTGCCGATCATAACTGTTGATTTGTTCAAAATAGCCCAGCCCCACACCCGTTGCCAGGGTTGTGTAAAGATACGTATTCCAGGGAAAATCGGTCCATTTTAATGTTCCGGCAAAATTTATGTTATGATAACTGTCTCCACTGTTTTCTTCGAAGCGGGTGATGGAAGGAAACACTTCGAACTGAGGATAGAAGGTATAAGTGCCTATTTCCCATTGAAATTCCGTAACAGTATAATAAACACTGAATTTGTAGATATCTGCACCGTATTCATCTTTAATCCTGTCAGATTCGCCTTTTATGCCGCTTATTATGTTCCCTAAAGTATCATTGCCGGATATAACCCCGACCCCAAATTCCACAGCCCATGGTCCCAACCCATGATGGGTTTTTTCAGAGCGTGTTCCCTCAACCCATTTAGACTCATCTTGTGTTGCTTCTACCTGATTTGCCGAACTTAAATTTTTATTGTTTGTCGTTTGATACGATACTTTTTGACCGGTTGCACAACCGAACAGAATAAGTAATAAAAAGATAACCCAAGAACGTGCTGACGCTAAATGCATATTACAATTTACTCCAAATCTTGTTAACAATTGTTTGAAACTTGCTGATACTCGATGATCAAGTTTTTGTTAATTTGCCCAACTTCGGCGTTGGAAAAAATTTTGAATCCTCAAAATATATTGTATATTCCTCCGGTTAAAAATTTTTCCCGCCTTGAATTTGAACAAATTCCCTAAAAACTTGATGATCGAGTGATAAATTGTACTTTTGGCTTCGGCATACAGCTTTTTAATTTGTTAGAAGAGAAAAAATATAAAAAATGATATCGTAGCTTGTTCCGGCTTGTCAATAAAACATGCATGGGAAGTGAGATTTCAATTTCAATGATCCAAAGGAGTTGCAGAGATGAGTGGCACAAATAAAGAGACGGAGCGGATAAATTTTTTAAGCGAAAACGCCAAAACCGTTCTTGAAAGGCGATACCTGAAAAAAGATGCGTCCGGTAACGTATGCGAAACACCGGAACATATGTTCAGGCGGGTGGCTGCCCATATTGCAGAGGCTGAGAAAAACTACGACCCCAAGACAGATATCAAAAAAATTGAAGATTCCTTTTACAACCTCATGGCGGAGTTCAGGTTTCTGCCCAACTCTCCGACTCTAATGAACGCGGGCAGGTCTTTAGGACAACTGGCAGCCTGTTTTGTCCTGCCGGTTGATGACAGCATTGAGGGCATTTTTGAAGCGGTAAAAAATGCAGCCATTATTCATAAATCAGGCGGCGGGACCGGATTTTCATTTTCCCGGCTGCGTCCTAAAGACAGCAAGGTTGGCTCAACCGGTGGTATCGCATCCGGCCCTGTTTCCTTTATGAAAATTTTTAATACGGCAACAGAGCAGATCAAGCAGGGCGGGACCAGGAGAGGTGCGAATATGGCCGTCTTGCGGGTAGACCATCCGGATATCATGTCTTTTATTACCTGTAAAAATGATAAAAATGAATTGAACAATTTTAATATATCCGTGGGGGTTACGGATGCGTTTATGGCTGCTGTGGCACAAAAAGAGGACTATGATCTAATTGATCCACGTTCTGGGAAGTCGACCGGCCGTCTCAGTGCTGCTGCAGTCTATGATGAACTCGTCAACCAGGCCTGGGAAACCGGGGATCCGGGAATCATTTTCCTGGATGAGATCAACAGGTTTAACACCACGCCAAAGATCGGGGATATTGAATCCACTAATCCCTGTGGCGAGCAGCCGCTGTTGCCCATGGAAGCATGCAACCTGGGATCTATTAACTTGACAAGGTTTATCACGAAAAAAAGCAATGTTCCTGAAATTGATTATGAAAAACTTCGGGAAACCATCCATCTTTCTGTCCGGTTCCTGGATAATACAATTGATATGTCCAGGTATCCCATTGATGAAATAGACCAGATGGTCAAGGGAAATCGAAAAATTGGCCTCGGTATCATGGGATTTGCCGACCTGCTCTACATGCTTAATATTCCCTATGACTCCGAAAAGGCGTTAGCGCTTGCCGAAAAAATTATGGCATTTGTTCAAAAAGAGTCCTATGAGGCCTCCTGTGATCTGGCCAGGGTAAGAGGCGTATTTCCAAATTTTGACCAGAGCATTTTTAAAGAGAAGAAAAACCTGCGGATGCGTAATGCCACAACCACTACTATTGCACCCACCGGAACATTGAGTATTATTGCCGGGTGTTCCAGCGGCATTGAACCGCTTTTTGCATTAAGCTATGTGAGAACGGTAATGGACAATGACCGGTTAGTTGAGGTTAATCCGGTTTTTAAACGGATTGCTGTTGAGCAGGATTTTTATAGTGACGCCCTGATGGAGGAGATTGCTGAGAATGGGACTGTCAAAGGAAATAGAAACGTACCATCTGATCTTCGAAAGGTTTTTGTTACTGCTCATGACATTAAGCCCGAGGATCATATAAAAATGCAGGCTGCATTTCAAAAATATACGGACAATGCTGTGTCAAAGACGGTTAATCTTCCCCATAACGCTACCCGGCAGGATGTCAGGTTTATCTATGATCAGGCTTTTAAAACAAAATGCAAAGGCGTCACTATTTACCGGGACGGCAGCAAGGATAACCAGGTGCTTTCAGTGTCTAAAAAACAAGCGCCCAGGGAAGAGGAGGATGAATTCCTTTTGGCCGGCAAGGAAAGGCCCCAATTCCTTGAAGGATTTACAGAAAGAATTAAAACCGGTATGGGTACGCTTTATATAACGGTTTCAGAATTCAACGGCAGACCTTTTGAAATTTTTGCAACAGTGGGTAAATCCGGAAAATCAACCCAGGCAAAAACAGAGGCCATAGGCCGCCTGATTTCCCTGGCCTTGCGGTCAGGAATTGAAGTCAATGAAATTATTGAGCAGATCAGCGGCATCCGGGGGGAGCATGCTGTTTTTCAGGACGGCGGTCTGGTGTATTCAATTCCTGATGCCATTGCCCAGGTCTTGCAACGACGGTATCTGCCTAAAGGAAACGGGAAAAAATCATATGAAAAAAGCCTGAAATATGATCTGTGCCCCGAATGCGGCCAGATCATAGCCTTTGAGGAGGGATGCAAAACCTGTCATTCATGCGGTTACTCCAGATGTGGTTAAACGGTCAGGAAGAATCAACGATTTTGTCAGGAGAAAAAAATATATCGTAGCATCTGTAGGGGCTCGGGAAAAATAAATGCAAACTATTTTTTTTTGCCGAGCCCCTAAATTTACAAACGCTTAAGAAGGGTGGGCCACAAGAACTGGAACATTTGACGCGTGGATGACACCCTGGGCTGTACTGCCTAAAAGGATATCTTCTATACCCTGATCCCCGTGGGTGCCCATGATGATCAGATCAAAATTTCC comes from uncultured Desulfobacter sp. and encodes:
- a CDS encoding vitamin B12-dependent ribonucleotide reductase, with translation MSGTNKETERINFLSENAKTVLERRYLKKDASGNVCETPEHMFRRVAAHIAEAEKNYDPKTDIKKIEDSFYNLMAEFRFLPNSPTLMNAGRSLGQLAACFVLPVDDSIEGIFEAVKNAAIIHKSGGGTGFSFSRLRPKDSKVGSTGGIASGPVSFMKIFNTATEQIKQGGTRRGANMAVLRVDHPDIMSFITCKNDKNELNNFNISVGVTDAFMAAVAQKEDYDLIDPRSGKSTGRLSAAAVYDELVNQAWETGDPGIIFLDEINRFNTTPKIGDIESTNPCGEQPLLPMEACNLGSINLTRFITKKSNVPEIDYEKLRETIHLSVRFLDNTIDMSRYPIDEIDQMVKGNRKIGLGIMGFADLLYMLNIPYDSEKALALAEKIMAFVQKESYEASCDLARVRGVFPNFDQSIFKEKKNLRMRNATTTTIAPTGTLSIIAGCSSGIEPLFALSYVRTVMDNDRLVEVNPVFKRIAVEQDFYSDALMEEIAENGTVKGNRNVPSDLRKVFVTAHDIKPEDHIKMQAAFQKYTDNAVSKTVNLPHNATRQDVRFIYDQAFKTKCKGVTIYRDGSKDNQVLSVSKKQAPREEEDEFLLAGKERPQFLEGFTERIKTGMGTLYITVSEFNGRPFEIFATVGKSGKSTQAKTEAIGRLISLALRSGIEVNEIIEQISGIRGEHAVFQDGGLVYSIPDAIAQVLQRRYLPKGNGKKSYEKSLKYDLCPECGQIIAFEEGCKTCHSCGYSRCG
- a CDS encoding glycosyltransferase; this translates as MKIDLHVHSKFSKRPSQWVLQKISCPESFTEPMLVYNKAKAKGMSLVTISDHNTIEGALEIAHLPDTYISEEITSYFPEDGCKVHVLAQNITEAQHDDIQKIRKNIFDLVAYLNSENIVNIIAHPLYAVNDRLTINHFEQMLLLFKNFELNGARNDKQNQILAKVLRQLTPMDIERLSNIYNYQPLFDRPWEKNLTGGSDDHSGLNIARTCTAVENATDLDGFMAGILNGKSRAVSDPSTPQTMAHNLYSIAYQFYRNRFNLGRHTGKDQLLKFLDQSLMPVSNVDNGLISRFYTFLNKHKNCRENTKFVSMKDLIREQTERLFAENPELLNIARAQSNKIRLDASLGKQEQHREELWFDFVNQLLNKVLAHTGNFLLGQASGANLFNIFQTIGSMGGLYSLLAPYFVAFAHFAKDNETNTAVLNRFTGYKNGMQTPKSRVKLGHFTDTFYDVNGVAQTLQQQVQAALKNDKHLTIITCDAQAGKTGAGVKNFTPMGVYEIPEYTEQKLYYPPFLEMLDYCYHQGFTHIHSATPGPIGLAALAIAKILKLPLTSTYHTQFPQYAQYLTGDDFIEGLTWKFMIWYYDQMDQIYVSSRNSFDELTERGIKAEKIRIMPRGINTETFHPSKRCDILTSNFKVNGDALKFLYVGRVSKEKNLPLLVDAFKTLCASSDKVHLTVVGDGPYADEMKSVLKDYPVTFTGYLSGEPLCRVYASADLFVFPSTTDTFGNVILEAQASGLPVIVSDLGGPCENMLDRKTGIIVKSDDAAALLSAMQEFVRTPGLRSQMSQRAREYMEDRSFENAFIQSWEFYKEMDTPVSMEELSKAV